In Blastopirellula marina, a single genomic region encodes these proteins:
- a CDS encoding S26 family signal peptidase produces MRFGPLLILLIFTACVAGFAVATATPEPVYRVASGSMAPALLGPHYPLTCEQCQFSTALDATGLPERVTCPNCGFQENPVDASKLRPGHALVWEAVEPDQLKRWDIVLLENPESKTWQVKRVAFLPGETPEIRQGELVQREQLIRKSPQQREALKLLVFDQSHESPDSPRFRSARVNGSGWHIHRGSIGFAPIGDAEANNNDWLIYDHQRCLPPPSPVNHAASPLDSYGYNHGVSRELFPVSDLWIEFTCHHWQADGLTVRLQGEDKSSTIEVDLRQGIVRGSTPEQTIELPLSIDSLIGTTVRAGECDGELFLELQRDRRHWYFPLGTSSTPLGSQPFALKIGEGQAILRHVKIYRDIVWLGRQRRPTPWSFDRELSPHEIFVLGDNVPISDDSRFELGLIDVRKKLRGKVLRVLAE; encoded by the coding sequence ATGCGATTTGGCCCACTCTTGATTCTGCTGATCTTCACGGCATGCGTGGCCGGCTTCGCGGTGGCCACGGCAACGCCGGAACCCGTTTATCGCGTTGCCAGCGGATCGATGGCACCGGCATTACTTGGTCCGCACTATCCGCTGACGTGTGAACAGTGCCAGTTTTCGACAGCACTCGATGCGACCGGTCTTCCGGAACGTGTGACGTGTCCGAACTGTGGCTTTCAAGAGAATCCCGTCGACGCATCGAAGCTGCGTCCAGGGCATGCGTTGGTGTGGGAAGCAGTCGAACCAGATCAGCTCAAACGCTGGGACATCGTCCTGCTGGAGAATCCTGAATCCAAAACGTGGCAGGTAAAGCGAGTCGCCTTTCTGCCTGGCGAAACGCCTGAGATCCGCCAAGGAGAGTTAGTTCAAAGGGAACAACTCATTCGAAAGTCGCCCCAGCAACGAGAAGCACTGAAGTTGCTGGTCTTCGATCAATCGCATGAGTCGCCAGATAGCCCTCGATTTCGTAGCGCCCGAGTAAATGGCAGCGGTTGGCATATACACCGCGGATCGATTGGCTTCGCACCCATCGGCGACGCCGAAGCTAATAACAACGACTGGTTAATTTACGATCATCAACGCTGCCTGCCACCACCGAGCCCCGTCAACCATGCTGCCTCGCCGCTGGACAGCTATGGCTACAACCACGGTGTCTCCCGCGAACTTTTCCCCGTTTCGGATCTTTGGATTGAGTTCACTTGTCACCATTGGCAAGCCGATGGGCTTACGGTGCGTCTCCAGGGAGAGGACAAATCTTCTACGATTGAAGTCGATCTGCGGCAGGGAATCGTGCGAGGCAGCACCCCAGAACAAACCATCGAGTTGCCACTTTCCATCGATAGCCTGATAGGCACAACGGTCAGGGCAGGGGAGTGTGACGGAGAACTCTTTCTGGAACTGCAGCGAGATCGTCGACATTGGTATTTCCCGCTGGGAACCTCCAGCACGCCACTGGGGAGCCAGCCCTTCGCGCTGAAGATTGGGGAGGGACAAGCGATCCTCCGCCATGTGAAGATCTATCGCGACATTGTCTGGCTAGGTCGCCAGCGTCGTCCAACCCCGTGGTCTTTTGATCGGGAGCTGTCTCCGCATGAGATCTTCGTTCTCGGAGATAACGTACCAATCTCGGATGACTCGCGTTTTGAACTAGGGCTGATCGACGTCCGTAAGAAACTACGCGGCAAGGTCTTACGGGTGCTAGCAGAATAG
- the lepB gene encoding signal peptidase I: MAKKKRNQSISGSHTTNDSKSSDHSGDTDHFAVTREFIESLVVAVILALLFRAFEAEAFVIPTGSMATTLLGRHKDVVDEYSGYEYTVGASGEMDRTTNRQFQNVVEAIDPLYHRLTEIGDNPSYSGDRILVSKFAYDFAAPARWDVIVFKYPIEPQTNYIKRLIGLPGETVRIFHGDIYIQKPGETGFSIARKPPAKQLTLNRLVYDTNYPCPILEKAGFPDRLEAHPAETRADWVKEENGAWTCQPSGKPTWLRYRHVLADNGRTFSYWALAEHNDPIDTEKARQECSQLITDFSAYNTDTVTRYRNHRTSSGLHWVGDLMLECTATVKSQQGILSLDLVEGGTHFRCDIDVATGKATIDTNKPSVTFDHEGAIEADTSVRGPGTYSLRFANTDDELRLWVNDSLVKFNALATYRPNQPVSPKWSPEDPGDLLPVGIGTDSVQMTLDRVRVLRDVYYIADGRQYRHGREASTLMDYEVAGHPGWNAPPDDQIMETLTNPETWAKTDIFNKRREAIFTLEEGQYFPLGDNSAESQDGRLFPVGQQFVPEHMLIGKALFVYWPHSKNTPVPFFPNFSRMKFIQ, translated from the coding sequence ATGGCCAAGAAGAAACGCAATCAATCGATTTCAGGCTCGCACACGACAAACGATTCGAAATCCTCCGATCATTCGGGTGACACCGATCACTTTGCCGTCACGCGCGAGTTCATCGAATCGCTCGTAGTTGCTGTGATTCTTGCCCTGTTGTTTCGCGCGTTCGAAGCAGAAGCGTTTGTCATTCCAACCGGGTCGATGGCCACCACGCTGTTGGGGCGGCACAAAGATGTTGTCGACGAGTATTCCGGCTACGAGTACACCGTGGGTGCCAGCGGTGAAATGGACCGTACGACGAATCGACAATTTCAAAACGTCGTCGAAGCAATCGATCCCCTTTACCATCGCCTGACGGAAATTGGGGACAACCCATCGTACAGTGGCGATCGAATTCTGGTGAGCAAGTTCGCTTACGACTTTGCGGCACCGGCACGCTGGGACGTGATTGTTTTCAAGTATCCGATCGAACCGCAAACCAATTACATCAAGCGTCTGATCGGCCTTCCCGGCGAGACGGTACGGATCTTTCACGGCGATATCTACATCCAGAAGCCAGGCGAAACCGGGTTTAGCATCGCCCGGAAACCTCCTGCCAAGCAGCTAACACTGAATCGCCTGGTGTACGACACCAATTACCCTTGCCCCATTTTGGAGAAGGCCGGTTTCCCGGATCGGCTTGAGGCTCACCCAGCCGAAACGCGTGCGGACTGGGTCAAAGAAGAGAATGGTGCCTGGACTTGCCAACCAAGTGGTAAGCCGACGTGGCTGCGTTATCGACATGTGCTGGCCGACAACGGACGGACATTCAGCTATTGGGCCCTGGCCGAGCACAACGATCCGATCGATACCGAGAAAGCTCGCCAGGAGTGCAGCCAACTGATTACCGACTTCAGCGCCTATAACACCGATACGGTGACGCGTTATCGCAATCACCGCACCTCGTCCGGCCTGCACTGGGTTGGCGACTTAATGCTGGAATGCACCGCTACGGTCAAGTCGCAGCAGGGGATTCTCTCGCTTGACTTGGTGGAAGGGGGAACCCATTTCCGCTGCGATATTGACGTCGCTACCGGCAAGGCCACCATCGATACCAACAAGCCTTCGGTCACCTTTGATCACGAGGGAGCCATCGAGGCCGACACCTCCGTTCGCGGGCCTGGTACCTATTCGCTGCGTTTCGCCAACACCGACGACGAACTTCGTTTGTGGGTGAACGATAGCCTGGTGAAATTCAATGCCCTGGCCACCTACAGACCAAATCAACCGGTTTCTCCAAAGTGGAGCCCCGAAGATCCCGGCGACTTGCTGCCGGTTGGCATCGGAACCGATTCGGTTCAGATGACGCTAGACCGCGTGCGCGTGCTGCGTGATGTCTATTACATCGCCGACGGCCGGCAGTACCGTCACGGTCGCGAAGCCAGCACGCTGATGGATTACGAAGTCGCTGGACACCCAGGCTGGAACGCTCCGCCCGATGATCAAATCATGGAGACGTTGACCAATCCCGAAACCTGGGCCAAGACCGACATCTTCAACAAGCGTCGCGAAGCAATCTTCACCTTGGAAGAAGGCCAGTATTTTCCCTTGGGTGACAACAGCGCCGAAAGCCAGGACGGCCGACTATTTCCGGTTGGGCAACAGTTTGTACCAGAGCACATGCTCATTGGCAAAGCACTGTTTGTCTATTGGCCGCATTCCAAGAATACGCCAGTTCCGTTTTTCCCCAACTTCAGCAGGATGAAGTTCATTCAATAA
- a CDS encoding M56 family metallopeptidase has protein sequence MKLTFVLLHFVWQATVLYCVWRLISTLTPFRSPQTRYCGALVTLLLILLCPAITFGLLDVRDMPTISRMEFLTEEVSVPEIALQPTRETEAIVAAEEVNATQDLLLEAREDAGDSLSSVAFLMVQIQPYLMLIWTAGVIVLGFRLCVSYLGTVWLRRAGLISVDSDLLVRYADLASRLNVLQLPPMAFSRRISQAMTVGLLRPMVLLPAAWMTEISPEILEAVLSHELAHIRRQDLWINFLQRVAETIFFYHPVVWWISTEIRREREVCCDEMAIEALGHRLNYAKSLEQVASWQLDHSSGMLAAHYLGDGQRQLLGRVRQILGISTPQAGERSWPAGLVLMVIPLLLWAISAILLPESASQANAEDIEAAASKAVDSEGLSATLPPRHLPPLHPRHPHQHLDHPPGRRHPLQHRHPLECLLDDIERDLPVDDDAQPDNKQIPEDQSVIEVLHELREEVRQLRLQVKKLKNHRDRQPPPHHHPPHGRPGHPHSEDDIDW, from the coding sequence ATGAAACTGACCTTTGTCTTGCTGCACTTTGTTTGGCAAGCGACGGTTCTTTACTGTGTCTGGCGGCTGATTAGCACGCTCACTCCATTCCGCTCGCCGCAAACTCGATACTGCGGTGCCTTGGTCACATTGCTCCTGATCCTTCTTTGTCCGGCCATTACCTTTGGACTGCTCGACGTCCGCGATATGCCAACCATCTCGCGGATGGAATTTCTTACGGAAGAAGTTTCCGTACCAGAGATTGCCCTACAACCGACAAGAGAAACTGAAGCGATTGTCGCGGCAGAGGAAGTAAACGCTACTCAAGATCTGCTTCTCGAAGCACGTGAAGACGCGGGCGACTCGCTTTCGAGCGTGGCCTTTCTCATGGTACAAATCCAACCCTACCTCATGCTGATCTGGACTGCCGGCGTAATCGTCCTGGGCTTTCGGCTTTGCGTCAGCTACTTGGGCACGGTTTGGCTTCGACGCGCTGGCCTGATTTCCGTCGATTCGGATCTTCTCGTGCGTTATGCCGATTTGGCTTCTCGCTTGAACGTGTTGCAACTGCCGCCGATGGCATTCTCGCGTCGCATCAGTCAGGCAATGACTGTTGGTCTGCTTCGTCCGATGGTGCTTCTGCCGGCGGCATGGATGACCGAGATTTCGCCGGAGATCCTGGAAGCAGTCCTATCGCATGAATTGGCGCATATTCGCCGTCAAGACTTATGGATTAACTTCCTCCAACGTGTCGCAGAGACCATCTTTTTCTACCATCCCGTGGTTTGGTGGATCTCGACAGAAATTCGACGTGAACGCGAAGTCTGCTGCGATGAAATGGCGATTGAAGCACTGGGGCATCGTCTCAATTATGCCAAATCACTAGAGCAGGTCGCTTCCTGGCAACTCGATCACTCTAGTGGAATGCTGGCCGCGCACTACCTAGGAGACGGTCAAAGACAGTTGCTTGGTCGGGTACGTCAAATCCTTGGAATCTCCACTCCTCAAGCAGGAGAGCGGTCGTGGCCAGCCGGTCTTGTCTTGATGGTCATTCCCCTGTTGCTGTGGGCTATCTCGGCAATCTTGTTGCCAGAATCGGCTTCGCAAGCCAATGCCGAAGACATCGAAGCCGCTGCCAGTAAAGCCGTAGATAGTGAGGGACTTTCAGCGACGCTACCACCACGCCACCTTCCGCCACTTCATCCCCGTCACCCACATCAGCATCTTGATCATCCTCCGGGACGTCGTCATCCGCTGCAGCATCGCCATCCTTTGGAATGCCTTCTTGACGACATCGAGCGCGACCTGCCTGTTGACGACGATGCCCAACCTGACAACAAACAAATCCCGGAAGATCAATCGGTCATCGAAGTGCTGCACGAGCTTCGAGAGGAAGTTCGCCAGTTGCGTCTGCAAGTGAAAAAACTGAAAAACCATCGCGATCGTCAGCCACCGCCGCATCATCACCCCCCGCACGGTCGCCCAGGTCATCCACACTCGGAAGACGACATCGACTGGTGA
- a CDS encoding mechanosensitive ion channel family protein gives MVSNLFRFALGGILLCQLALAAPVYAQAIPGVTPEAGTTDKPPEPPAIDPKLLLKQGNPQVAVRTFLEAMQNGDYDTALACMDFSERTGIPKQSKQDLAYELYQLLSTLWSIDPALVPTQTEAEQLEVAVFGDGDGRVHPDQRDDADKMTLTKGPQGLWSFSAKTVAAIGDLAKKYTPDIEAEEKRNEGSGSSVPKPKPTFALWLESQVPPFYREEHFVLPTYQWICLLALIVAGYLVDVVVQWILRFIRRVRFAKTAQDEDLREAFEKAWTPIGLTAMALTWYYGLWLFRLPDLFRAIIIYGVQLFGIVAGTWFIFRIIDLVIVHLIHAAAKRGKKYDDLLLPAVSKTLKTFTVCIGILIFAESFSLPIVGLLGSLGIGGIAIALAAKETLSNVFGSLTVMVDRPFEIGDWIITEGVEGTVETMGMRSTKIRTFDNSLVTLPNSLLITAKVDNMGRRTFRRVKTMVSVQYDTTPEQIDAFCEGIRELIRRQPYTRKDYYQVYLNQFATSSLDILVNLYFDCNDWSIELRERHRLFVDIVRLAKRLGVQFAFPTQTIHLYKEEPQAFTGAEELPEEAGRRAAAEIAGPLPMPNERRGLVDFPGPHQYEDIDSRRRKK, from the coding sequence ATGGTCAGCAATTTATTTCGCTTCGCGCTCGGCGGCATTCTGCTCTGTCAGCTTGCATTGGCAGCACCAGTCTATGCGCAGGCTATTCCAGGCGTTACCCCAGAAGCGGGGACAACGGACAAACCGCCTGAGCCACCAGCGATCGATCCCAAGTTGCTTCTGAAGCAGGGAAATCCCCAGGTAGCCGTTCGTACGTTTCTCGAGGCGATGCAGAATGGCGACTACGACACGGCTCTGGCATGCATGGATTTCAGCGAACGAACAGGAATCCCCAAGCAGTCCAAGCAGGACCTGGCTTACGAATTGTATCAGTTGCTTTCGACCTTATGGAGCATCGATCCTGCGTTGGTTCCCACGCAGACCGAGGCCGAGCAGTTGGAGGTAGCCGTTTTTGGTGATGGAGACGGACGAGTTCATCCAGATCAGCGAGACGATGCCGATAAAATGACGCTGACGAAAGGGCCTCAAGGGCTCTGGAGCTTCAGCGCGAAAACGGTCGCGGCGATTGGTGACCTGGCAAAGAAATACACGCCGGACATTGAAGCGGAAGAAAAACGAAACGAAGGCAGCGGAAGTAGTGTTCCTAAGCCAAAGCCAACTTTCGCTCTCTGGCTGGAATCCCAGGTTCCGCCATTCTATCGGGAAGAGCATTTCGTTCTTCCCACGTATCAATGGATATGTTTGCTGGCCCTTATCGTTGCGGGTTACCTGGTGGATGTTGTCGTACAGTGGATCTTACGCTTTATTCGCCGCGTACGATTTGCCAAGACGGCACAAGATGAGGACCTGCGTGAAGCCTTTGAAAAGGCCTGGACCCCGATCGGTCTAACGGCCATGGCGCTGACCTGGTATTACGGTCTGTGGCTCTTTCGATTGCCTGACTTGTTCCGAGCGATCATTATCTACGGCGTGCAGCTATTCGGCATCGTCGCAGGCACATGGTTCATCTTTCGAATCATCGATCTGGTTATAGTGCACTTGATTCATGCCGCGGCGAAGCGAGGAAAAAAGTACGACGATCTTCTTCTGCCTGCGGTCAGCAAAACGCTCAAGACATTTACTGTCTGTATTGGCATTTTGATCTTTGCGGAATCGTTTTCGCTGCCGATTGTTGGTCTGTTGGGCTCGTTAGGCATCGGCGGTATCGCCATCGCCTTGGCGGCCAAGGAAACGCTGAGCAACGTCTTTGGCTCGTTGACGGTTATGGTCGATCGCCCCTTTGAGATTGGCGACTGGATCATCACCGAGGGGGTGGAAGGCACGGTCGAAACAATGGGGATGCGAAGTACTAAAATTCGCACGTTCGACAATAGTTTGGTAACGTTACCCAACAGCTTATTAATCACGGCCAAGGTCGATAACATGGGGCGGCGAACGTTCCGCCGCGTGAAGACGATGGTGTCGGTGCAGTACGATACCACACCAGAACAGATCGACGCGTTTTGCGAAGGGATCCGAGAGTTAATCCGACGGCAGCCTTACACGCGAAAAGACTACTACCAGGTTTATCTCAATCAGTTTGCCACCAGTTCGCTTGACATTCTGGTGAACCTCTACTTCGACTGCAACGACTGGAGCATCGAACTGCGTGAACGCCATCGCTTGTTCGTCGATATCGTTCGCCTGGCGAAAAGGTTGGGCGTACAGTTCGCGTTTCCCACGCAGACGATTCATCTCTACAAGGAAGAACCTCAGGCATTTACCGGAGCCGAAGAGTTGCCTGAAGAAGCAGGGCGTCGAGCTGCCGCAGAGATTGCCGGTCCCTTGCCAATGCCTAACGAACGCCGTGGATTGGTCGATTTCCCAGGCCCGCATCAGTACGAAGACATTGATTCCCGCCGCCGGAAAAAATGA
- the lptB gene encoding LPS export ABC transporter ATP-binding protein, producing the protein MDESTILSAQNLVKTYGRRRVVDGVSYEVKRGEIVGLLGSNGAGKTTSFRMTCGMVTPNEGRVELGGKDVTLWPMFKRCRDGGMGYLAQDSSVFQKLTVEQNLLGVMELLRIDSYHRKMRCEELLERFDITHIRKSKAKSLSGGERRRLEIARCLVSDPEIIMLDEPFTGIDPVTVDSIQLVIRELRDSGISILITDHQAEKTLEIVDRCYVVHRGNILCHGKPDEVVRHPEAVKYYFGNLSRNNFGDRGDLDAAA; encoded by the coding sequence ATGGACGAATCAACGATTCTCTCCGCTCAAAATCTCGTGAAAACCTATGGCCGACGACGTGTCGTCGATGGCGTGAGCTACGAAGTCAAACGTGGCGAGATCGTCGGCCTGTTGGGTTCCAACGGTGCCGGGAAAACGACCAGCTTTCGCATGACCTGCGGCATGGTTACTCCCAACGAAGGTCGCGTGGAACTCGGCGGCAAGGATGTCACGCTATGGCCAATGTTCAAACGCTGCCGTGACGGCGGCATGGGTTACCTGGCCCAAGACAGCAGCGTGTTCCAAAAGCTGACCGTCGAGCAGAACCTGCTAGGCGTGATGGAACTGCTGCGAATCGACTCGTATCACCGCAAAATGCGCTGCGAGGAACTGCTGGAACGATTCGACATCACTCACATTCGCAAATCGAAAGCCAAGAGCCTTTCCGGTGGTGAACGCCGTCGCCTGGAAATTGCCCGCTGCCTGGTCTCTGATCCCGAGATCATCATGCTCGACGAACCTTTCACCGGTATCGACCCGGTAACGGTCGACAGCATTCAGCTGGTGATTCGCGAACTCCGCGACAGCGGCATCTCCATCCTGATTACCGACCACCAGGCAGAAAAGACACTGGAAATCGTCGACCGCTGCTACGTCGTTCACCGCGGCAATATCCTTTGCCACGGCAAGCCTGATGAGGTGGTACGACACCCCGAAGCTGTGAAGTATTACTTTGGCAACTTGTCGCGTAATAACTTTGGCGACCGCGGAGATTTGGATGCTGCGGCCTAG
- a CDS encoding class I SAM-dependent methyltransferase → MSSSSSKPSWQLPTGVTRGSLDYIESAAIADGYDEDIAFGSDFQFDEQVVADFIPAIGLVADLGCGTARALIPLVRRGNQGLAVDLSEEMLRIVAEKAQQEGLDIQCLQANLVELEAIADQSIDHAICMFSTLGMIKGAAYRKQFLDHVHRILKPGGKFVVHVHNFWFNFFEPDGAIWLATHLVRAKFTRGMERGDKYYRYRGIPNFFLHVFSRSEFSNALKSSNFNVSRLVPLRMDRQAELSHPWFFGKWRASGWIALCEKPS, encoded by the coding sequence ATGAGTTCATCCTCTTCCAAGCCTTCCTGGCAACTTCCCACCGGTGTTACAAGAGGCTCGCTAGACTACATCGAGTCGGCAGCGATCGCTGATGGCTACGATGAAGACATAGCCTTCGGCAGCGACTTTCAATTTGACGAACAGGTTGTGGCCGACTTTATTCCAGCAATAGGTCTTGTGGCGGACCTGGGCTGCGGTACCGCTCGAGCACTGATTCCACTCGTGCGTCGCGGCAACCAAGGCCTTGCCGTCGACCTTTCCGAGGAAATGCTGCGTATCGTTGCCGAAAAGGCTCAACAGGAAGGCCTCGATATCCAGTGCCTTCAAGCTAACCTTGTCGAACTCGAAGCGATTGCAGACCAATCGATCGACCACGCCATTTGCATGTTCAGCACGCTGGGGATGATCAAAGGAGCAGCGTACCGAAAGCAGTTCCTCGACCACGTGCATCGCATCCTCAAGCCGGGCGGAAAGTTCGTCGTGCACGTCCATAATTTCTGGTTCAATTTCTTCGAACCAGACGGGGCGATCTGGCTCGCGACTCACTTAGTCCGAGCGAAGTTTACCCGAGGAATGGAGCGTGGCGACAAGTACTATCGTTATCGCGGAATCCCGAATTTTTTCCTGCATGTATTTAGTCGCAGCGAGTTTTCCAATGCACTTAAGTCGAGCAACTTCAACGTGTCTCGACTGGTCCCGCTAAGAATGGATCGCCAGGCCGAGCTTTCTCATCCTTGGTTTTTCGGCAAATGGCGGGCCAGCGGCTGGATTGCTTTATGCGAGAAGCCGTCGTAG
- a CDS encoding BlaI/MecI/CopY family transcriptional regulator — MARPKQETPTSGELEVLKVLWKRGPSTVREVLEELNTQERTRAYTSVMSLMNVMADKDLLDREPLGRAFQYSARRPQEKTLGGIVSDILGRVFEGSAPSLVAHLLEESKPNAVELEQIRKALEEYEEENHV, encoded by the coding sequence ATGGCAAGGCCTAAGCAGGAAACCCCTACGTCCGGTGAACTTGAAGTCCTCAAAGTCCTTTGGAAACGAGGCCCCAGCACCGTACGTGAAGTTCTGGAAGAACTGAACACCCAAGAACGGACGCGTGCCTACACGTCTGTGATGAGCCTGATGAACGTCATGGCAGACAAAGACCTGTTGGATCGCGAACCTCTCGGACGAGCATTTCAATACTCGGCCCGACGCCCCCAAGAGAAAACCCTGGGCGGTATCGTAAGCGATATTCTCGGCCGCGTCTTCGAGGGCTCGGCCCCTTCCTTAGTTGCCCATTTGCTGGAAGAATCGAAACCCAATGCGGTAGAATTGGAGCAGATTCGTAAGGCGTTGGAAGAGTACGAGGAGGAGAATCACGTTTAA
- a CDS encoding class I SAM-dependent methyltransferase, with product MTHRVFHAWDGLNGEIGKQIDAQAPCPISGQHAAIVLCDRDRYGYPLRTVISQTTGLVYADPRADNDAIDDFYRSTYRRFYKSASKPKWKHTARNAFIAGQRVEMIKTLAARGAAVLDIGTGSGELLYVGRRNGFDMQGIEVDQAYAQFGRKCYGVKIINESLRSAFLPEQHFDVVTIFHVLEHLPDPKQALSKIAATLKPGGYVLIEVPNIESLDTRFRQKWHPGHLFHFNCCTLPALASICGLETLSVHTCPRRNVVGATLTKPHTPIETDWKTLVADNFKNTWQLLQGQAKQNWYANWYERLGRARQKLKRNLCEWTISLSEGNRRKLVDKVTRNRAA from the coding sequence ATGACACACCGAGTGTTTCACGCTTGGGATGGTTTGAACGGCGAGATCGGAAAGCAGATCGACGCCCAGGCTCCCTGTCCGATTTCTGGCCAGCACGCCGCCATCGTGCTTTGCGATCGCGACCGATACGGCTATCCATTGCGTACGGTCATATCCCAGACAACGGGGCTGGTCTATGCCGATCCGCGTGCCGATAACGACGCGATCGATGACTTTTATCGCAGCACCTATCGTCGCTTCTACAAGTCGGCATCTAAGCCCAAATGGAAACATACGGCTCGCAACGCTTTTATCGCCGGCCAGCGGGTCGAGATGATCAAGACGCTTGCAGCTAGGGGAGCGGCCGTTCTTGATATTGGAACCGGTTCCGGGGAGTTGTTGTACGTCGGCCGAAGAAATGGCTTCGACATGCAGGGAATCGAAGTCGATCAGGCATATGCCCAATTCGGCCGTAAATGTTACGGCGTAAAGATCATCAACGAATCGCTACGAAGTGCCTTCTTGCCGGAACAGCACTTCGACGTCGTCACGATATTTCACGTCCTGGAACATTTGCCGGACCCCAAGCAGGCACTCAGCAAGATCGCTGCGACGCTGAAACCAGGCGGGTACGTTCTCATTGAGGTCCCCAACATCGAATCACTCGATACCCGTTTCCGTCAGAAATGGCATCCCGGGCACCTGTTCCACTTTAACTGCTGTACCCTTCCAGCCTTGGCAAGTATCTGTGGCCTGGAAACGCTCTCCGTGCATACCTGCCCACGCAGAAACGTGGTTGGTGCGACGCTGACCAAGCCCCATACTCCGATCGAGACGGACTGGAAGACGCTGGTGGCCGACAACTTCAAGAACACCTGGCAGTTGCTCCAAGGCCAAGCTAAGCAGAACTGGTATGCAAACTGGTACGAGCGTCTGGGACGAGCACGGCAGAAGCTGAAACGCAACCTATGCGAATGGACCATTTCGCTTTCTGAGGGAAATCGACGCAAACTCGTCGACAAGGTAACCAGGAACCGAGCCGCTTAA